One genomic window of Glycine soja cultivar W05 chromosome 9, ASM419377v2, whole genome shotgun sequence includes the following:
- the LOC114425653 gene encoding MKI67 FHA domain-interacting nucleolar phosphoprotein-like: protein MGKKAKKAMKKNLKRASFNKNPSEDADFLPLEGGPARKLAGQQKPPPPPENTATVLYVGRIPHGFYEKEMEGYFGQFGTIKRLRIARNKKSGKSRHFGFIEFESPEVAKIVADTMHNYLLFEHLLQVYVIPPEHVHPRIWRGFNYHYKPLDSVQIERKRHDKDRTLEEHKKLVEKVLKHDQKRRKRIEAAGIDYECPEIVGNIQPAPKKIKFED, encoded by the exons ATGGGGAAGAAGGCGAAGAAAGCTATGAAGAAGAATTTGAAAAGGGCTTCCTTTAATAAGAATCCATCTGAGGATGCTGATTTCTTG CCCTTGGAAGGTGGCCCTGCTCGTAAGCTCGCCGGCCAGCAGaagccgccgccgccgccggagAACACCGCCACGGTTTTGTACGTCGGTCGGATCCCACATGGGTTCTATGAGAAGGAGATGGAAG GTTATTTTGGGCAATTTGGAACCATTAAGAGGTTGAGAATCGCAAGAAATAAAAAG TCTGGAAAATCAAGACATTTTGGGTTCATAGAATTTGAATCTCCCGAG GTAGCAAAAATTGTGGCTGATACTATGCATAATTATCTCCTTTTTGAACACCTTCTCCAAGTTTATGTGATACCTCCAGAGCATGTTCATCCAAGAAT ATGGAGAGGATTCAATTACCATTACAAGCCATTGGATTCTGTCCAAATTGAACGGAAGCGTCATGACAAG GATAGAACATTGGAAGAGCACAAGAAGTTGGTGGAGAAGGTTCTGAAACATGACCAAAAACGACGTAAAAGGATAGAGGCTGCTGGGATTGATTATGAATGCCCTGAGATT GTGGGTAACATCCAACCTGCtccaaagaaaataaagtttgaaGACTGA